In the Solibacillus sp. FSL K6-1523 genome, one interval contains:
- a CDS encoding MarR family winged helix-turn-helix transcriptional regulator: MTSMEQMKQIILLMKSIDRQVTMQFEKQTDISMTRYELLCTLLDGGTVSQQVLKQAIEIDQAAITRHLKLLEEEHFVMRSRNTDNNREMLVSLTEEGRARLVHCQDDKNDYFKNLTNEFSEQDLQMLYTLLEKLKQNSDKRK, from the coding sequence ATGACGAGCATGGAACAAATGAAGCAAATCATCTTGTTAATGAAATCAATTGACCGCCAAGTGACAATGCAGTTTGAAAAGCAGACGGATATTAGTATGACGCGTTATGAACTGCTTTGCACGCTACTTGATGGCGGAACAGTTTCGCAACAAGTGTTAAAGCAAGCTATCGAAATAGATCAAGCCGCCATTACGAGACATTTAAAATTATTAGAAGAAGAACACTTCGTTATGAGGAGTCGAAATACGGATAATAACCGAGAGATGCTTGTAAGTTTGACTGAGGAAGGACGGGCGCGATTAGTTCACTGTCAGGATGATAAAAATGACTACTTCAAGAATTTAACAAACGAATTTTCTGAGCAAGATTTACAAATGCTATATACGCTATTAGAAAAATTAAAGCAAAATAGCGATAAACGGAAGTAG
- a CDS encoding type III pantothenate kinase, producing the protein MNLVMDAGNSNIILGVYKNDKLIYHWRMETDTRKTEDEYAMQIKAFFTHEGIIFEQITGIIISSVVPPIMFALEAMCKKYFSVQPLVVGPGVKTGLNIKYENPREVGADRIVNAVAALAEYAGKPLIIVDFGTAITYCYLNERGDYMGGAIAPGITISTEALYTRASKLPRIEIARTPQIIGKNTIAAMQAGVFYGFIGQVEGIVNRMKMQSKEEPLVIATGGLAKLIASETQMIDVVDTFLTLKGLHIIYKRNQ; encoded by the coding sequence GTGAATTTAGTAATGGATGCTGGCAATTCTAATATCATTCTAGGGGTATATAAAAATGATAAGCTAATTTATCACTGGCGAATGGAAACGGACACAAGAAAAACAGAAGACGAGTATGCGATGCAAATTAAGGCATTTTTCACGCATGAAGGCATTATATTTGAACAAATTACTGGAATTATTATATCCTCAGTTGTACCACCTATCATGTTTGCGTTAGAGGCAATGTGTAAAAAGTACTTCTCGGTTCAGCCATTAGTGGTAGGACCAGGTGTAAAAACGGGGCTCAATATTAAATATGAAAACCCGCGAGAAGTAGGTGCCGATCGTATTGTGAATGCGGTCGCAGCATTGGCTGAATACGCAGGGAAGCCATTAATCATTGTCGATTTTGGGACGGCCATCACCTATTGCTATTTAAATGAACGCGGTGATTATATGGGAGGCGCAATTGCACCAGGTATAACGATTTCAACTGAGGCTTTATATACACGGGCATCAAAGCTTCCACGGATAGAAATTGCGCGAACACCGCAAATAATTGGCAAAAATACGATTGCTGCTATGCAAGCTGGCGTGTTCTATGGTTTTATTGGGCAAGTTGAGGGCATTGTAAATCGGATGAAAATGCAAAGTAAGGAAGAACCGCTAGTCATTGCAACAGGTGGATTAGCGAAACTTATTGCAAGTGAAACGCAAATGATTGATGTAGTCGACACTTTTTTAACGTTAAAAGGTTTGCATATTATTTATAAAAGAAATCAATAG
- the hslO gene encoding Hsp33 family molecular chaperone HslO — protein MKDYLVRAIAFDGQVRAFATKTTETVSEAQKRHNTWPIVSAALGRSMTASVMMGAMLKGDDKITVKVEGNGPIGPIIIDADAKGDVRGFVTNPHVHFDLNEQGKLDVRAGVGTEGTLTVVKDLGLRDMFSGQTPIVSGEIGEDFTYYFATSEQTPSSVGLGVLVNPDNTILAAGGFIIQLMPGCEDETIDAIEKRISSIEPVSKMIEKGYTPEQILEAVLGKENVQILSSMPVQFQCQCSKERFGAAILGLGVKEIEEMIVEDGQAEAECHFCLEKYHFSREELEGFVNEIQS, from the coding sequence ATGAAAGACTACTTAGTAAGAGCAATTGCATTTGACGGACAAGTACGTGCATTTGCAACAAAGACAACAGAAACGGTGAGCGAGGCACAAAAGCGTCATAATACATGGCCGATTGTATCCGCAGCACTCGGTCGATCAATGACAGCTTCTGTTATGATGGGCGCTATGTTAAAAGGTGATGATAAAATTACCGTAAAAGTCGAGGGGAACGGTCCAATTGGTCCAATCATTATCGATGCAGATGCAAAAGGGGATGTACGTGGCTTCGTAACAAATCCACATGTGCATTTTGATTTAAACGAGCAAGGTAAATTAGATGTACGTGCTGGCGTTGGGACAGAGGGAACATTAACAGTCGTGAAAGATTTAGGTTTACGAGATATGTTCTCGGGTCAAACACCTATCGTATCAGGAGAAATTGGGGAAGACTTTACGTACTACTTTGCAACATCAGAGCAAACTCCTTCATCTGTAGGTTTAGGCGTATTAGTGAACCCAGATAACACGATTTTAGCAGCTGGTGGCTTTATCATTCAATTAATGCCAGGTTGTGAAGATGAAACAATTGATGCGATTGAAAAGCGTATTTCGTCGATTGAACCAGTGTCAAAAATGATTGAAAAAGGATATACACCAGAGCAGATTTTAGAAGCGGTATTAGGTAAAGAAAATGTTCAAATATTATCGTCAATGCCAGTTCAGTTCCAGTGTCAGTGTTCAAAAGAGCGTTTTGGTGCGGCTATACTTGGTTTAGGTGTGAAGGAAATTGAAGAAATGATTGTTGAAGATGGCCAAGCAGAGGCGGAATGTCATTTCTGTTTAGAAAAATATCACTTCAGCCGAGAAGAACTTGAAGGATTTGTGAATGAAATCCAATCGTAA
- a CDS encoding peptidyl-prolyl cis-trans isomerase has protein sequence MKSNRNLHQTTPQTPQNIPFLQRRLKAKPTLVLLLILLIGNLFWFVLWLLPSEGTTPKGGSEQVAAVDGEVITRQQWLAEMESRYGKETLQDLVNEAVMEKAAKKYEIDVTDQEIDLEIALLRSARDANDSSIHSLSTEQLRQKIRAQLLLEKVLTYDVVVKNKASEKYYEDNKSLYNISTTYRTSIIIVNTKEDAERVEKELKNGSDFAVLAREHSIDAASASLGGDMGFITEGQSTTEKAISTAVQKLKANETSKPFVLSDGRYAIAYVAEVLEGKSFSYEDVEQHVKRQIALEQLSPSITPEAFWTTFEATWFYGESKK, from the coding sequence ATGAAATCCAATCGTAATTTACACCAAACTACACCACAAACACCGCAAAATATACCGTTCTTACAACGACGCTTAAAGGCGAAACCGACGTTAGTTTTATTGTTAATTTTATTAATCGGAAATTTATTTTGGTTTGTGTTATGGTTACTCCCGTCTGAGGGAACCACACCGAAAGGCGGCAGCGAGCAAGTGGCTGCCGTTGATGGGGAGGTCATTACGCGCCAACAGTGGCTTGCAGAAATGGAAAGCCGTTACGGAAAGGAAACTTTGCAAGACTTAGTAAATGAAGCAGTTATGGAGAAGGCTGCAAAAAAGTATGAAATTGATGTAACCGATCAAGAGATTGATTTAGAAATTGCTTTGCTACGATCTGCGCGGGATGCAAATGATTCATCAATACATAGCTTATCGACAGAGCAATTGCGTCAAAAAATACGAGCACAGCTGTTATTAGAAAAAGTATTAACATACGATGTTGTTGTAAAAAATAAAGCAAGTGAGAAATATTATGAGGACAATAAATCTCTTTATAATATTTCAACGACGTATCGAACGAGCATTATTATTGTCAATACAAAGGAAGATGCTGAACGTGTCGAAAAGGAATTAAAAAATGGATCGGATTTTGCCGTGTTAGCACGTGAGCATTCCATTGACGCGGCATCGGCCAGTCTTGGTGGGGATATGGGCTTTATTACAGAAGGGCAATCTACAACCGAAAAGGCGATTTCAACAGCCGTTCAAAAACTAAAAGCAAATGAAACATCGAAGCCATTTGTGTTAAGTGATGGTCGTTATGCGATTGCGTATGTCGCAGAAGTGCTAGAAGGAAAATCATTCTCTTATGAAGATGTAGAACAGCATGTAAAGCGCCAAATTGCCTTGGAGCAATTATCGCCGTCTATTACACCTGAAGCATTTTGGACTACATTTGAAGCGACTTGGTTTTACGGAGAATCGAAAAAATAA
- the cysK gene encoding cysteine synthase A, producing MSKLANSVADLVGRTPIVKLNNATNENEGTVYVKLEYFNPGSSVKDRLALAMIEAAEKDGTLKPGGTIIEPTSGNTGIGLAMIAAAKGYKAILVMPETMSLERRNLLRAYGADLVLTPGPEGMKGAIAKAEELSASEGYFLPQQFKNAANAEIHRLTTGPEIAEAFEADGLQLDAFVAGIGTGGTITGAGEVLKSKFPGIEIIAVEPKDSPILSGGNPGPHKIQGIGAGFIPEVLDTNVYTSVFTVENETAFEYARKVAREEGILAGISSGAAIYAAIETAKRLGKGKNVLAIIPSNGERYLSTPLYQFED from the coding sequence ATGAGCAAATTAGCAAATTCAGTGGCGGATTTAGTAGGTCGTACACCAATCGTCAAGTTAAATAATGCAACAAATGAAAATGAGGGAACAGTTTATGTAAAGTTGGAATACTTTAATCCAGGTTCTTCAGTGAAAGATCGTCTTGCACTGGCGATGATTGAAGCGGCTGAAAAGGATGGTACATTAAAACCAGGTGGCACAATTATTGAGCCAACGTCAGGTAATACAGGAATCGGTTTAGCGATGATTGCAGCAGCAAAAGGCTATAAAGCAATTTTAGTAATGCCGGAAACAATGTCATTAGAGCGCCGTAATTTATTGCGTGCATATGGTGCGGATTTAGTATTAACACCTGGTCCAGAAGGCATGAAAGGTGCCATTGCAAAGGCGGAAGAATTATCTGCATCAGAAGGCTATTTCTTACCACAGCAATTTAAAAATGCTGCCAATGCAGAAATTCACCGTTTAACAACAGGTCCTGAAATTGCAGAAGCATTTGAGGCGGATGGTTTACAATTGGATGCATTTGTAGCTGGTATCGGTACGGGTGGTACGATTACGGGCGCAGGTGAAGTTTTAAAATCGAAATTCCCTGGAATCGAAATTATTGCAGTGGAGCCAAAAGATTCACCGATTTTATCTGGTGGTAATCCAGGTCCACATAAAATTCAAGGGATTGGTGCAGGATTTATTCCAGAAGTACTAGATACAAACGTTTATACATCCGTATTTACAGTGGAAAATGAAACAGCATTTGAATATGCACGTAAAGTAGCGCGTGAAGAAGGGATTTTAGCAGGGATTTCTTCGGGTGCAGCGATTTATGCAGCAATTGAAACAGCAAAGCGTTTAGGTAAAGGGAAAAATGTTTTAGCAATCATTCCATCAAACGGTGAGCGTTATTTATCAACACCTTTGTATCAATTTGAAGACTAA
- a CDS encoding anthranilate synthase component I family protein translates to MQQLEYQVFSMTKDEFFYSFQQQTKNLKEKAFLESGRGGNYSIAAWNPIATAKSVEDGLQIAWLDGTVEVQQGEPLAQLEQLIHNYKLERIPHLPDFQGGAIGFISYDYARTIEVLPELAEDDLQIPDVYFYLFDHWAVHNVKTDELTIMKRLDSTVDLQQWQQQWLEEAQLGIATRLFGQENATEINEDASALEVSFDGQNFERAIEKIQEYIGQGDVFQVNLSVRQGKRLNAAPIVMYEAVRSFNPSPYMAYIESADFAVVSGSPELLIKRDGTELSTRPIAGTRPRGNSEEQDIALANELIDNEKERAEHVMLVDLERNDLGRVCQYGTVEVNEFMVIERYSHVMHIVSNVRGQMAQGKSNADVIRAMFPGGTITGAPKIRTMEIIEELEPVRRGLYTGSISWLGYNGDLELNIVIRTAFIQDGMAYIQAGAGIVIDSIPENEYIESMNKAKAMWQAKAMAEGVVQ, encoded by the coding sequence ATGCAACAGCTAGAATATCAGGTATTTTCCATGACAAAGGATGAATTTTTCTATAGTTTCCAACAGCAAACAAAGAACCTCAAAGAAAAGGCTTTTTTAGAAAGTGGACGCGGGGGGAATTATTCTATTGCAGCTTGGAATCCAATTGCAACAGCAAAATCAGTGGAAGATGGATTGCAAATTGCATGGCTTGATGGGACGGTCGAAGTACAACAAGGTGAGCCGTTAGCGCAGCTTGAGCAATTGATACATAACTACAAATTAGAGCGCATTCCACACTTGCCAGATTTCCAAGGTGGTGCCATCGGTTTTATTTCGTATGATTATGCACGAACAATTGAGGTTTTACCAGAGCTTGCAGAGGATGATTTACAAATTCCAGATGTATATTTTTATTTATTTGATCATTGGGCCGTACATAATGTGAAAACAGATGAACTGACGATTATGAAACGACTGGATAGCACAGTCGACTTGCAACAGTGGCAGCAACAATGGCTAGAAGAAGCCCAGCTTGGAATAGCTACACGTTTATTTGGACAAGAAAATGCAACTGAAATTAACGAGGATGCAAGTGCACTCGAAGTATCATTCGATGGACAGAATTTTGAACGTGCGATTGAGAAAATACAGGAATATATCGGACAAGGTGATGTATTCCAAGTAAATTTATCCGTGCGTCAAGGCAAGCGATTAAACGCAGCGCCGATTGTCATGTATGAAGCCGTACGTTCATTCAACCCATCTCCGTATATGGCGTATATTGAAAGTGCAGATTTTGCGGTTGTCAGTGGTTCTCCAGAATTACTCATTAAACGAGACGGCACGGAATTATCGACAAGACCGATAGCGGGTACACGTCCGCGCGGCAATTCAGAGGAACAAGATATTGCACTTGCTAATGAATTAATCGATAACGAAAAAGAACGAGCAGAACATGTCATGCTTGTTGATTTAGAACGTAATGATTTAGGACGCGTCTGCCAATACGGCACGGTGGAAGTAAATGAGTTTATGGTTATCGAGCGTTATTCGCATGTCATGCACATCGTTTCCAATGTACGCGGACAAATGGCGCAAGGGAAATCCAATGCGGATGTCATTCGTGCCATGTTCCCAGGGGGCACGATTACAGGTGCACCAAAAATTCGCACGATGGAAATTATTGAGGAATTGGAGCCTGTTCGTCGCGGTCTTTATACAGGTTCGATCAGCTGGCTTGGCTATAACGGCGATTTAGAGCTCAATATCGTTATTCGCACAGCATTTATTCAAGACGGTATGGCCTATATTCAAGCAGGCGCAGGAATTGTCATTGATTCTATTCCAGAAAATGAATACATTGAGTCGATGAATAAAGCAAAAGCAATGTGGCAAGCAAAAGCAATGGCGGAAGGGGTAGTACAATGA
- the pabA gene encoding aminodeoxychorismate/anthranilate synthase component II: protein MILMIDNYDSFTYNIVQYLGEFGYEIVVKRNDEITVDEINALSPKMLVISPGPCTPNEAGESLNIIEQFAGKLPILGVCLGHQAIAQVFGGNVIRAERLMHGKTSPVMHSGIGLHKNNANPFQATRYHSLIVERESLPDCLEVTAWTAEGEIMGLRHKEWPIEGVQYHPESIMTEDGKQLLRTFIELYC, encoded by the coding sequence ATGATTTTAATGATTGATAATTATGATTCATTTACGTATAACATCGTGCAATATTTAGGAGAGTTTGGCTATGAAATCGTTGTAAAGCGTAATGATGAAATTACAGTAGATGAGATCAATGCACTTTCACCAAAAATGCTTGTTATCTCACCAGGACCTTGCACACCAAATGAGGCAGGAGAAAGCTTAAATATTATTGAACAATTCGCGGGTAAACTGCCAATATTAGGCGTTTGTTTAGGGCATCAAGCAATTGCGCAAGTATTTGGTGGCAATGTCATCCGTGCAGAGCGCCTAATGCACGGCAAAACCTCTCCGGTTATGCATAGCGGGATTGGTTTACATAAAAATAATGCCAATCCATTTCAGGCGACACGTTATCATTCATTAATCGTAGAGCGTGAATCGTTACCAGATTGTTTAGAAGTAACTGCGTGGACAGCAGAAGGAGAAATTATGGGCCTTCGTCATAAAGAATGGCCGATTGAAGGGGTGCAATATCATCCGGAATCGATCATGACAGAAGATGGCAAACAATTGCTACGCACATTTATCGAGCTGTACTGCTAA
- the pabC gene encoding aminodeoxychorismate lyase produces MLCWMNGHYIEEQEMKISPFDHGFLYGLGFFETFRTYEGQAVLLQAHLNRLLEALKEYRIAFPYTLAELEEIIHQLNAQDGQDGYFRLNVSAGPHSIGLAPTEYAEPTVIVFRKPLQVAARGTEKQAVWLKTPRNSPEQEVRYKSHHYGNNVRARLELPSLAEFEGFFTTNQGIIAEGITSNVFWVKGGILYTPSIETGILPGITRKVVLELAQQMEIPVREGAFIKLELEQADECFITTAVQELVPISNIGDTRFAGNEGRIYGKLHNVYLQNIVDRLGRK; encoded by the coding sequence GTGCTTTGTTGGATGAATGGACATTATATTGAAGAACAAGAGATGAAAATATCACCATTTGATCATGGTTTTTTATATGGACTTGGCTTTTTTGAAACGTTTCGCACGTATGAGGGACAGGCTGTTTTGTTACAAGCGCATTTGAATCGCTTATTAGAGGCGTTAAAAGAATACCGAATCGCGTTTCCTTATACATTGGCAGAGCTAGAAGAAATCATTCATCAATTAAACGCCCAAGATGGACAAGATGGCTATTTCCGGTTAAACGTTTCTGCCGGTCCACATAGTATTGGGCTAGCACCGACTGAATATGCGGAACCGACTGTCATTGTTTTCCGTAAGCCATTGCAAGTAGCAGCTCGTGGCACGGAAAAACAAGCGGTATGGCTAAAAACGCCGCGCAATAGTCCGGAGCAAGAAGTCCGCTATAAAAGCCATCACTACGGTAATAATGTAAGAGCTAGGTTGGAGTTGCCAAGCTTAGCTGAATTTGAAGGCTTCTTTACGACGAATCAAGGTATTATTGCTGAAGGAATCACTTCAAATGTTTTTTGGGTGAAAGGTGGTATACTGTATACGCCATCTATTGAAACAGGCATTTTACCTGGGATTACGAGAAAAGTCGTACTCGAATTAGCACAACAAATGGAAATCCCGGTACGTGAAGGTGCTTTTATTAAGTTGGAGCTTGAACAGGCGGATGAATGCTTTATTACGACAGCGGTACAGGAGCTTGTGCCGATTTCAAATATTGGTGATACCCGCTTTGCAGGCAATGAAGGCCGAATTTATGGGAAATTACACAATGTCTACTTACAAAATATTGTCGATCGATTAGGGAGAAAATAA
- the folP gene encoding dihydropteroate synthase gives MLEKYKTPLLINNIELDYTKETFVMGILNVTPDSFSDGGQYDSVDTALKQAKKMVADGAKIIDVGGESTRPGYTRISEEEEIARIVPVIRALVKEVPAIISVDTYKSAVARAAIEAGAHMINDIWGAKADPEMANVAAELNIPIILMHNRNTASYTNYWLEFMTDMEDSIAIVKNAGVPDEHILLDPGIGFVKNLSESIETMQRLDELVALGYPVLLATSRKRMIGTVLDLPVEERVEGTAATCAYGVQKGCHMMRVHDVKEVARTVKMMDALVGKYIVQGELAPRH, from the coding sequence ATGTTAGAAAAATATAAAACACCCTTACTTATAAATAATATTGAGCTGGATTATACGAAAGAAACATTTGTGATGGGAATTTTAAATGTGACGCCTGATTCGTTTTCAGATGGGGGACAGTATGATTCGGTTGACACTGCGCTAAAGCAGGCAAAGAAGATGGTAGCCGATGGAGCGAAAATCATTGATGTTGGTGGAGAATCAACACGTCCTGGCTATACACGCATTTCAGAAGAAGAAGAAATTGCGCGCATTGTACCTGTCATCCGAGCACTTGTGAAGGAAGTACCGGCAATTATTTCGGTGGATACATATAAATCCGCCGTGGCGCGTGCAGCAATTGAGGCCGGGGCGCATATGATCAATGATATTTGGGGAGCAAAGGCAGATCCAGAAATGGCAAATGTCGCTGCTGAGTTAAATATCCCAATTATTTTAATGCACAATCGAAATACAGCATCATATACAAACTATTGGTTGGAATTTATGACAGATATGGAAGACAGTATTGCGATTGTTAAAAATGCTGGCGTTCCAGATGAACATATTTTACTCGATCCGGGTATCGGTTTTGTGAAAAACTTGAGCGAAAGTATTGAAACGATGCAACGTCTTGATGAGTTAGTAGCACTCGGTTATCCGGTGCTGCTTGCAACATCTCGTAAGCGCATGATTGGAACGGTATTAGATTTACCTGTGGAGGAACGTGTGGAAGGGACAGCTGCTACTTGTGCATACGGTGTACAAAAAGGCTGTCATATGATGCGTGTTCATGACGTCAAGGAAGTCGCGCGTACCGTAAAAATGATGGATGCGTTAGTCGGAAAATATATTGTCCAAGGTGAATTAGCACCAAGACATTAA
- the folB gene encoding dihydroneopterin aldolase, protein MDYIHLREMQFFGYHGVLPEENVLGQRFRANVSLAVNMKQAGETDDLTNTVSYVGVYDICKEIMEGKPFKLIEAVAETIATRILTQYEGQIFGCRVEVIKPDPPIPGHYKEVAVEIVRGTFS, encoded by the coding sequence ATGGATTATATTCATTTAAGAGAAATGCAGTTTTTTGGCTATCATGGTGTATTGCCAGAAGAAAATGTGCTTGGTCAACGATTCCGTGCCAATGTGTCATTAGCGGTAAACATGAAGCAAGCAGGCGAAACGGATGACTTAACAAATACAGTTAGCTATGTAGGCGTTTATGATATTTGCAAAGAGATCATGGAAGGCAAGCCATTCAAGCTAATTGAGGCGGTAGCAGAAACAATTGCTACACGCATTTTGACGCAATATGAAGGGCAAATTTTCGGTTGCCGTGTAGAAGTGATTAAGCCGGACCCACCGATTCCAGGACATTATAAGGAAGTTGCAGTGGAAATTGTGCGAGGTACATTTTCATGA
- the folK gene encoding 2-amino-4-hydroxy-6-hydroxymethyldihydropteridine diphosphokinase, translating to MNEVYLSIGTNIGEREKNLQQAVQALMEHSAVRVKHVSSIYETAAVGYTEQADFLNIAVAIETKLIAREMLDICQSIENELGRVREIRWGPRIIDLDILLYNQENIDTESLIIPHPRMHERAFVLVPLQEIAPSNGIVHEKATHTLQAFNIEQEGVKLWKKVDSIEEFMGN from the coding sequence ATGAATGAGGTGTATTTATCGATTGGTACCAATATTGGAGAACGTGAAAAGAATTTGCAGCAGGCAGTTCAAGCTTTAATGGAACATTCCGCTGTTCGAGTGAAGCATGTATCGTCTATTTATGAAACGGCAGCAGTTGGCTATACAGAGCAAGCGGACTTTTTAAATATTGCGGTAGCGATTGAAACGAAATTAATTGCCCGGGAAATGTTGGATATTTGCCAGTCCATTGAAAATGAACTAGGACGAGTTCGCGAAATACGTTGGGGTCCTCGAATCATTGACCTCGACATTCTGCTCTATAATCAAGAGAATATCGACACGGAAAGCTTAATTATTCCGCATCCAAGAATGCATGAACGTGCATTTGTATTAGTGCCTTTACAGGAAATTGCGCCGAGTAATGGGATTGTCCATGAAAAGGCAACACATACTTTACAAGCGTTCAATATAGAACAAGAAGGCGTAAAACTTTGGAAAAAGGTTGATTCGATCGAGGAATTCATGGGAAATTGA
- the dusB gene encoding tRNA dihydrouridine synthase DusB — MTSVPSVQEKPFQIGKHVMDNRVVLAPMAGICNSAFRLTVKEFGAGLVYAEMISDKSINFRNEKTMSMLYIDERENPLSLQIFGGDKENLVQAAKYVDKNTPADIIDINMGCPVNKIIKCEAGAKLLLDPNKIYEMIAAVVDAVDKPVSVKMRIGWDDQRVFAVENAQAAERAGASAIAMHGRTRVQMYEGKANWDILKEVKENISIPFMANGDVETPQDAKRILEHTGADGVMIGRAALGNPWMIYQTVHYLETGELKPEPSVREKMDVCLLHFERLMQLKGEKVAVREMRSHAAWYLKGIRGNGLIRNAINQAETKLELVTLINGVVSQMEELEAMEAEVVKTEIM; from the coding sequence ATGACAAGCGTACCAAGCGTACAAGAAAAGCCATTCCAAATTGGTAAACATGTCATGGATAACCGTGTTGTACTTGCCCCAATGGCTGGTATTTGTAACTCGGCTTTCCGATTAACAGTAAAAGAGTTTGGCGCAGGCTTAGTATATGCGGAAATGATTAGTGATAAATCGATTAACTTCCGCAACGAAAAAACGATGAGCATGCTTTATATAGACGAGCGCGAAAATCCACTCTCTCTCCAAATTTTTGGAGGAGACAAAGAAAACTTAGTCCAAGCAGCTAAGTATGTAGATAAAAATACACCTGCAGACATTATTGATATCAATATGGGTTGCCCTGTCAATAAAATTATCAAATGTGAAGCGGGTGCGAAGCTTTTATTAGACCCGAATAAAATCTATGAAATGATAGCGGCAGTAGTAGATGCTGTTGATAAACCAGTTTCAGTGAAAATGCGTATCGGCTGGGATGATCAGCGTGTATTTGCAGTAGAAAATGCGCAAGCCGCTGAACGTGCCGGTGCTTCAGCTATTGCGATGCATGGTCGTACACGTGTGCAAATGTATGAAGGCAAAGCAAACTGGGATATTTTAAAAGAAGTAAAAGAAAATATTAGTATTCCGTTTATGGCAAATGGGGATGTAGAAACACCACAAGATGCGAAACGTATTTTAGAACATACAGGGGCAGATGGTGTGATGATTGGTCGCGCGGCACTTGGAAACCCATGGATGATTTATCAAACGGTACACTATCTTGAAACAGGTGAGTTAAAGCCAGAGCCGAGTGTACGTGAAAAAATGGATGTATGCTTACTTCACTTTGAACGTTTAATGCAATTAAAAGGTGAAAAAGTAGCTGTACGCGAAATGCGTAGCCATGCAGCATGGTATTTAAAAGGTATTCGTGGTAACGGGCTAATCCGTAACGCCATTAACCAAGCAGAAACGAAGCTAGAATTAGTGACGTTAATTAATGGTGTTGTATCGCAAATGGAAGAACTTGAAGCGATGGAAGCAGAAGTAGTAAAAACGGAAATTATGTAA